TTGGTCAGCACCTGCTTCTTGGAATGTAAATGAATAGGTAGATGTAAACCAAATAACAATACTCATTACAAAAATAATCGTTCCTGCTTTCTTCACAAATGATTTACTCCGATCATACGCATGACGAAGAACACCTCGTAATTGAGGCATATGATATGCTGGTAATTCCATAATGAACGGTGCTGGATCACCTGAAAAGGAGCGTGTTTTTTTCAACGCGATACCTGATAATACAATAGCTGCAATCCCGATAAAATAAGCGGATGGTGAAACCCAACTACTTCTTGGAAAAAAAGCGCCAGCAATTAATGCAATAATCGGCAATTTTGCAGAACACGGCATAAAAGTTGTAACCATGATCGTCATCTTACGGTCTTTTTCGTTTTCAATTGTACGGCTAGCCATGACACCAGGGACACCGCAACCTGTTGCAATCAACATCGGAATAAAGGATTTACCCGACAATCCAAATTTTCTAAACAAACGGTCCATGACAAAAGCAATTCTTGACATATAACCACAATCTTCCAAGAATCCCAAACACAAGAACAATACTGCTAACTGTGGTAAGAAACCTAACACGGCGCCAACACCCGCAGTAATCCCATCTAAAATTAAACTTTGCATCCAAGGCGCTACCTGCCAACTAACCAATAGACCTTCAACAGTATTCGGTACAAGATTTCCAAATAATTCATCATTGATCCAGTCTGTTCCCATAGTTCCGACTGTTTGAATCGCTAAATAATAAACAAACCACATGATCACAGCAAAAATTGGTAACGCCAACCAGCGATTCGTTACGATTCGATCGATTTTATCACTGGTACTGAAGGTGATTTCATTTTTCTCAATTGAACAAAGAGCTGTTAAACGAGTAATAAATTCATATCGTTCATTAATAACGATCGCTTCACTATCATCACCAAATATTTGTTCTGTGATTTTAATGATTTCTTCTATTTCGTTTTGCTGTAGAGTGCTCAAACTTAGTTCCGCATGGACTCTAGCATCTCTTTCAAACAGTTTGATACTGTACCAACGAGCTTGTTTTTCCAATACACTATTCCCTAAAACATCCATGATTTCATTTAACGCTGCTTCTAAACGATTATCATAGGTTGGATAGTTACATTCTGATGGAAAGATTTCGGTTGCTTTAACTGCTTTTTTTACTAACTCATCAAGTCCACGATTTTTTAAGGTACTAACCCCTAGCACATCTATACCTAAACCATAAGATAGCTTTTCAGTATTAATCTTTCTTCCCGTTTTATCCAAAATATCCATCATATTCAATCCAACAACAACCGGAATACCAGTCTCCATCAATTGAGTGGTCAAATACAAGTTTCGTTCTAAATTTGTGGCATCCACGATATTGACAATGACATCAGGGCCCCCGCTAAGCAAATAATCTCTGGCAACCACCTCTTCTGGAGTATATGGTGAAAGAGAATAAATACCTGGTAAATCCTGAATCGTTATTTGTTTGTTTTTTTTCAGCTTCCCTTCTTTTCTCTCAACAGTAACCCCTGGCCAATTTCCTACATATTGATTTGCACCTGTCAGTGCATTGAATGCTGTTGTCTTCCCACTATTTGGATTTCCCGTCAGAGCAATATGCTGTTCTTTCATTTCTTACCCTTCTTTCTGTACCAAGACTAATTCTGCTTCATTTTTTCTTAACGTCAGTTCGTATCCACGAAGATTGATTTCGATTGGATCTCCTAAAGGAGCCATTTTTCTGACGAGAAGATCCACACCTTTTGTTAGCCCCATATCCATCAAACGTCTTTTAACTGCACCTTGTCCATGAATCCCAATTACACGGGCTTTTTCGCCTACTGTTAATTGATCTAAAGATAACCAATTTTCCTCATCGATATTTTTTTCTACTATTGTAATCTGTTGTAACACCGATAGATTAATGGCAATTCGGCTATTGTGCAGCAAAACAATCCCATTCTCACTAGAATAATTCACTAGTACAACTTTCCCACCTGGGACAAGACCAAGATTATTCAAATGCTTCTTCGCAAAACCTTCTGCCTGAATCTCTTCAATTGTATAAACCTTATTCAACTTTGCCTGTGCTAATGTCAACATTTGCTGGTCCTCCCTATTTTAAAAGCGTAGTAGGCTCATTTAGCCTTGACTGAAAAATAGGAAAATATGGTGGTGACGTTTTTAGTCACTAACAGATTTTATCTTTTCACCCAAAGGCTAACCTAAAAAGCTAAATGTACTTATAAAGACTTGTGAAAAAGTTTCATTATTATCGTCATTGATATTGATAATCGTTCTCATTAAGTATACCTGTTTGTGATACTTAAATCAATGTTCTTTCAACCTAGAGTAAGAAAATATTTATTGGATACATAGGTTAACTCTTCCTAGTGTGCCTCACTACGATTGACCACTATATCTTGTGCCCCAAGAATTAAAATTTCCAATTCAAAATTTAATAAATTTCTTTTTTAAACACAAAAATAACCACAATAGTCGCTCAAATCTAGAGAATACGTGTTTTCATATTTCTTTCAAAAACACAAAACTTGGTATTCAGGTGAAAAACAACCACAATATGTAGTGCCTAACTGTTGACTTTTTTCGTGAGAGATTTATACTAGTGAAGTAAACTAATTGAGGGGGAATTAAAAATGAACGTAAAAATCTTTTCTAAAAATAATTGTATCCAATGTAAAATGGCAAAACGCTTTTTGAGCGAGAATAATATAGCATTTGAAGAAGTAAATATTGATATCCAACCAGACGCAATCGACTGGTTAAAAGAACAAGGTTTCCAAAGTGTTCCGGTTATCACTTCTGATGCTACAACAGTTGTCGGATTCCGTCCTGATCAATTAAAACAATTGGCTAGCTAAAATGAAAATTGTTTATTTTTCAGTCACCGGACAAACTAGACGCTTCATTAAAAAATTGGATTTAGCAGCTTACGAAATTGAGCCTGCGAATCCTTTTTTTGAGATAAATGAGCCTTTTGTCCTAGTCGTTCCTACTTATGACCAAGAAATCACTGAAGTAGTGAACGATTTTCTTGATTTTAAAAGTAATCGAAAAAACCTGCAGGGCGTTGCTGGAGGCGGAAACCTCAATTTCGCAGAATTATATGTATATACAGCCAAAGACATAGCACGTGATTACAACGTTCCAATGCTTTTTGCTTTTGAATTTAGCGGCACGAACGAAGACGTGGAATCCTTTAAGAAAGTAGTGAATGAACTTGAGTCTAAAAGAAATTAAAGATGTTAGCTATTTTAAGCTGAATAATGAGATCAATCGTCCTGTTGATGGACAAATTCCTTTACATAAGGATAAAGAAGCATTGGAAGCTTTCTTCAAAGAAAAT
This genomic stretch from Enterococcus haemoperoxidus ATCC BAA-382 harbors:
- the feoB gene encoding ferrous iron transport protein B; translated protein: MKEQHIALTGNPNSGKTTAFNALTGANQYVGNWPGVTVERKEGKLKKNKQITIQDLPGIYSLSPYTPEEVVARDYLLSGGPDVIVNIVDATNLERNLYLTTQLMETGIPVVVGLNMMDILDKTGRKINTEKLSYGLGIDVLGVSTLKNRGLDELVKKAVKATEIFPSECNYPTYDNRLEAALNEIMDVLGNSVLEKQARWYSIKLFERDARVHAELSLSTLQQNEIEEIIKITEQIFGDDSEAIVINERYEFITRLTALCSIEKNEITFSTSDKIDRIVTNRWLALPIFAVIMWFVYYLAIQTVGTMGTDWINDELFGNLVPNTVEGLLVSWQVAPWMQSLILDGITAGVGAVLGFLPQLAVLFLCLGFLEDCGYMSRIAFVMDRLFRKFGLSGKSFIPMLIATGCGVPGVMASRTIENEKDRKMTIMVTTFMPCSAKLPIIALIAGAFFPRSSWVSPSAYFIGIAAIVLSGIALKKTRSFSGDPAPFIMELPAYHMPQLRGVLRHAYDRSKSFVKKAGTIIFVMSIVIWFTSTYSFTFQEAGADQSILANLGKVIAPIFAPLGWGTWQGAVATITGLVAKENVIGTFGILFGHLGEVSEDGVEVWSALQGAFTPVAAYSFLVFNLLCAPCFAAIGAIRREMGDWKWTWGAIGYQCGLAYVVSFIIYQFGHVIFENGQVGVGVFVAALLVVIMGYYLVRKPKTEAETVVTMATLERG
- a CDS encoding FeoA family protein, whose product is MLTLAQAKLNKVYTIEEIQAEGFAKKHLNNLGLVPGGKVVLVNYSSENGIVLLHNSRIAINLSVLQQITIVEKNIDEENWLSLDQLTVGEKARVIGIHGQGAVKRRLMDMGLTKGVDLLVRKMAPLGDPIEINLRGYELTLRKNEAELVLVQKEG
- the nrdH gene encoding glutaredoxin-like protein NrdH, coding for MNVKIFSKNNCIQCKMAKRFLSENNIAFEEVNIDIQPDAIDWLKEQGFQSVPVITSDATTVVGFRPDQLKQLAS
- the nrdI gene encoding class Ib ribonucleoside-diphosphate reductase assembly flavoprotein NrdI, with translation MKIVYFSVTGQTRRFIKKLDLAAYEIEPANPFFEINEPFVLVVPTYDQEITEVVNDFLDFKSNRKNLQGVAGGGNLNFAELYVYTAKDIARDYNVPMLFAFEFSGTNEDVESFKKVVNELESKRN